TTTTAAAATACCCAAATAAACTTTTTTATCACACTTTATACTTCTTTGCATTATAAATATACACATGATAAAATATATTAAAGCTTTTCAATCATCTTAAAAAATTAGTTAGCTTAATATTTATGGACGTTTATCGAAATGAAAAATATACAAATGAATAATCTAAAGAATGAAAGTTATTCTTTAAAGAATCAAAGTTTAGGGGAGGAAATCGCCAACAGCATTACTCACGGTATCGGGGCAGGTTTAAGTATTGCTGCTCTGGTAATTTTGGTCGTTATGGCTAGCAGACGTGGTGACGCCTGGAGAATAGCGAGTTTCAGCATATATGGAGCCACACTGTCCTTGCTTTATCTATCTTCCACTCTTTACCATGGTTTTATAAACCCAAAGATAAAAAATATTTTCAGAATTCTGGATCATTCAGCAATCTATCTGCTTATTGCGGGAACCTACACACCTATTACCCTTACACTGATGAGAGGAGCCTGGGGATGGACTCTTTTTGGACTTGCCTGGACAATGGCAATAGGAGGAATTATTATCACGGCACTTCTTTTGGATAAACTGAAAGCTTTATTGGTCTTATCTTATGTGGTGATGGGATTACTGGTGGTTATTGCCATAAAACCAATGATGCAAATGGTCCCACGGGGAATGATTGCCTGGCTTTTTATCGGAGGCGCTTGCTATATTTTGGGCATAATATTTTATTTATGGAAAAGATTGCCTTACCACCACCCCATCTGGCATCTGTTTGTTTTAGGTGGAAGCATTTCTCATTTTTTGGGCATATTATTTTATCTCACTTAAAAATTTCCTTCTTAACGCACTTCACCACTTTGTCCACAAAAGTCTTGTCAATTTTACCGACTAAAGACGGGGTTTCAAAGATTCGTTCTGGTAAACGGTAATGATCTAGCGAAAATCCTTCCTGAATCTTAAATCTATATTTTTCCTGGTGAATTTTCTTTCCTATACTCATAAGATCTTCTTTAGCAATATCAAAACCGGCCAAAGAGAGGGTGTTAGAACAAATCTCCGGCGTATAAATCCCTCGGGCAAAAAAGCAAACTACCAGACTGGAAAGGATTTGACGCCAGTGCTCTTCTTTCAACAACTCTTGGGCTAATTTTTCGGGACTAATCTTCTCTTTGGTCAAAATCTTCTGGTCTATACTGTATCCGCCATTATCCAGGTGACTATGCCTTGCTCCAATCAGAAGACCGATGTGAGCGGCTGGACCGGTATGGTATCCAGCCATTTCATTCCCACCAAAGGTAAGAGCAAAGTCTTCTCCTCCATATTGTTGAGCAGCGAACTCTACTCCTTGTGCTATAGCTTGATAGAATTGATTTGGCTGTTCGAAAATAAAATGTACTGCCTTGATATAAGAGGAATAATCTCCCCAGTTAAACTTGATATCCTGCGTCTCTTTTTCAGAGATAATTCCTTTTTCCTGAGCTTCCGTAGCCCAGGCTAAAATGACTCCGGTGCTCATAGAGTCCAAGCCTAATCTTTCTATCTGGTCAATTAGTTTTAAGAGTCCTTCAGTATCAGATATACCGAGCATTGACCCCAGGGCATAAATTGGTTCATAATCATAAGAAATCATGGATGTTTTATAGAAATAAGATTCGTCGTCGTAAGGTTCCCTGAGTGCTGCAATATGTATACAGCCTACCGGGCAGTGAGAACAGGCTAATCGACGGCCTAAATATTCCTTGGCCAATTTTTCTCCGGATATATTCATGACTCCTTCAAATTTTGCTTCTTTAAGATTACGGGTAGGAAGGCCACCCAATTCATTTAAGGGAAAAACATTCTCAGCAGTCCCCAGGTCATGGTACTTCTTCATAAGTGGCGAGGAAGTAGCTTCATTATAGATGTGGTTATATATCTTCCGATACTGAACTTTATCTCCGGTAGACAGAGAATGTTTCCCGGAGATAACTACAGCCTTCAATTTTTTACTTCCAAACACTGCTCCCAAACCCAATCTTCCAAAATGTCGATAAGTTTCAGTCGTAACACAAGCGTAAGAAATTAATTTTTCCCCTGCCCCTCCTATCCGCATGATAGTCCTTAATCCGGTTGCCGGCTCTTTTTGTTGAATAATTCTTCCTACGGTAAAATTATTAGTCATCCCCCATAGGGCAGAAGCATCCCTGAAAAATATTTTTTCACCGTGAATGGCTAAATATAGAGGAGTCGAACTTGCTCCTTTTATTACCATTGCGCCGTATCCGGCTAAACGGAGAGCTACCGCACTTCTTCCTCCACAGTGGCTCTCTCCCAGATTACCGTTATGTGGAGATTTAAACATTGCAACGGTCTTTGAGGATAAAGGAAATAAGCCGGTTAAGGGGCCCACCGCAAATATAATAGGATTTTCCGGGCCTAAAGGGTCACTACCTACGGGACATTCCTCTTTAAGAAGTTGCATAGCCACTCCCGCCCCACCCAGGTATTTTTTAAAAATGTCTTCTCTTCTTTCTACCCAATATTTTTTCCGTGAAAGGTCTACATGAAGAACATTAGCTAGAAGATCGTCTCTAAACATTTTATGAACCCTCCTTCTCAAGTTCTAACACCTCATGGGGACAGAATGTCGCACAATAACCGCAATAGGTGCAGACCATCGGTTTATTAATTTCATCATCCCAAAATACGGCACCTATAATACAGGCATCTTTACAATATCCGCATCCTATACATTTGCTAATATCCAGTTTTACTCCTCCGCCTTCTTTGGGAACCAAGGCATTGACAGGACATACTCGGGCGCAGGGAGGGTCGGAACAAGCCCGGCAGACCACTACAATAAATCCTCTTTCCATCCCTCCGGCAGATCTTATCCCTATACTTGACCTAGCCAAACCTGCTTCACCTTTCCGCCTGGCACAAGCAAACATACAGCTCTGGCAACCAATACATTTATCTACATCTTTTACATTTAATCTCATAACACCCTCCTTGTTCGAAAATATGAGAAAGTTGAAATATTGATAAGTTATCCTCTGAATATATGAATCGGTTTTCCGGTTATTCCTTCGCCTGCTTCAGCGATAGCCTCAGCCAGCGTGGGATGAGCATGGATAGTATTTACAATCTCGAAAGCGGTAGCTTCCATAGATAGAGCCAACGTTCCTTCGGCAATCAGATCACTGGCATGAGCTCCCAGGATGTGAAAACCTAAGAGTTCAAAAGTATCTGCATCAGCAATTATTTTTACCATTCCTTCACTCTCTCCCATGCACAAAGCTTTTCCGTTTGCCATAAAAGGGAATTTGGAGACTTTAATCTTATGGTTTTCTTTTCCGGCTTCTTCCTCAGTCAGCCCCACACTGGCAACCTCCGGCATAGAAAATACACAATTAGGGACTACTTTATAATCCATTAACACCTCTCTACCCGAGATATTCTCTACTGCAACTATTCCTTCCCGGGATGCAACATGGGCTAACATTATCTTACCCACTACATCTCCCACAGCATAGATACCGGGAATATTGGTTCTCATTCTTTTATCTACTTTAATTGCTCCCTTATCTAATTCGATACCCAATTTTTGGACATCTATTTTTCCCAATTCTGGCACCCTTCCGGCAGCTAACAGCACTTTATCGGTTTCTATTTTTTCTTCTTCATTGTTGGTAGAAATCAAAACTTCCAAACTCTGATTATTCTGCTTGATCTCGCCAACCTTACAATCGGTTAGTATTTTAATCCCTTTTCTTTTTAGTATTTGAGTCAGTCTAACGGCTATCTCCTCATCAATGGGCAGTAAAATCCTGGGTAGCATTTCTACTACGGTGACTTCCACCCCTAAAGCCTTAAAAATACCGGCGAATTCTATACCCACTACTCCTCCTCCGATAATTAACATTCTGGAGGGCAATTCACTCAAAGATAAAGCTTCATTGCTGGTTATTACTCCTTCATTATCTATACCAGAAAGAGGAAGTTTCATTACCTTTGAACCGGTAGCAATGACAATATTTTTAGCCTTAACGATCTCTTTTTCCCCTGCAATATCGGTAACTTCCACTATCCCTGGTTCAATAATCTGTCCTTCCCCTTTTATTACTCTTACTTGATTGGCTTTCATCAGCTGTTCTACGCCTGAAGATAATCTCCGGGTAATTATTTCTTTCCGCTTCATTATAGCAGAAAGATCAAAAGAATAATCTTTAATCTGAATTCCAAATTCCTCAGCTCTTTGTAGATTATTTAATAGCTCGGCAGTACTTACCAAGGCTTTAGTGGGAATACAACCCCAATTTAAACAGACTCCTCCCAACTTATCTTTTTCCACCAGCACTGCTTTTAAGCCCAACTGGGCAGCCTTTATAGCAGCTACATATCCGCCAAGTCCTCCTCCGATAATGACTACTTCAATCTTCTCCATATTTTGCCTAATCCTCCTTGCAATAAATTTAAATAGACTTGTTATTAAAAACAGGTTAGAGAAATTTCTAACCTGTTTTTTAACCTTAAATCTGAATGAGTATTTGATTTGGAAAAGAACAATAAACTATTTAGCTAATAATATTTAATATTCTATCTTCTCCATTTCAACATAGAGAGAATTCGTCTCATTGGCATAAACCCAAATATCTTGTACCCAGGTCCTATATCCGTCCTTAATTAGAGTAATTTCATATTGTCCTTCTTTAATTTCCTCTAACATTTTTGCTTGAGAAGAAAGACTTGCGGTCTTATAGGTTCCATTTAAAAATATCTTTGCCCCACTAACATTACAGTATACAGCAATTGAGCCTTCATATTTTATTTCAGGAACCAAGTAAGCAGAGATCATGTAAGTTTGGTTAGTTTTCACTAAGATAGTATTCACCCATTGCTGATAACCATTTTTGGTAATCATCAATTCATGATAACCCTGTTCGATATCCTTCAATTTTACCGACTTGTTGGCAGAAGTAGTTTTTTGGTAATTTCCATCTAAATAGATCTTGGCACTACCCTGGTTACAGTAAATGGAAATCGAACCATATACAGCTAAAGGAATTAAACTGGTAGAAACTGTACTGGTTCGAGACGGTGAAACTGAGATATAATTACTCCAATCCTCATAACCTGCTAATACTAATTTAATATGATGCTGGCCAGAGATAATTCGGTCTAAATTTAAAGGAGTTGTTCCTCTATAAGTATTATCCAAATATACCTTGGCTCCTTGAGGTTGGGAAGTGACTAAAATCCTGCCATAATTAACCGGAGGTGGTGGAGGCGGCGGAGGAGGAGTTATTGGTATTACCTGATAACTCAATAGGTTACTTGAAGCCCAGGCCGTAGAAGGCATGGATACTATTATACTTTTAATGTTTTGAGTATGTTTTTGAAAATCTGGGCTTACTTCGGGCATAAACTCTTTAGAAATTAAATCTTGTTGTCTATCGGTAATAAGTATCTGTCTGGAGGTGGCGAATCCCTGAACATATTCAGTCCCTACCCTGGAATTGGGATCAATCACTCCCTCAATGGAATAAGTCTGTCCTGCTCTTACAGAATTATGTGGTGTATACTGGTTGGGGAATATAATCTTCACTCTTCCTACGGTATCATAGTTATAAAGCGTTACAAAGGAATCCTGGGAAGCCTGGAAGGAAATTCTAATTTTCTCCCCGGGTGTATAGGTAGCTCCTCGTTGATTATCTAACCATAGTTTAAGAGAAAATGGGGAATGAGGATTGATAATTTGAATACTTTTCATCTTTTCGACTTCCTCTGGACTAGGGCTTTGAGCAAAATTAATTTCGTAAATATTAAAACAAAGCAGTACCATTAAAGTAATAAAAATATAGGTGAATATTTTTCGCCTGTTCTGAAACAATACACTTCTTAACATTTTAAAATCCTCCTTTTTTTCTAATTTCCTATTGCGGATTTTATATAAATAACATTTTTCTATACCTAAATATCTATTTTCTTTTTGTTTATTATAACATAATTAGGGGGCAAAAAGTAAATAAATCGGGATATGGGAGCATAATACATCTCAGAAAAAATACAGTAAAATTTAAGAGCCTTGTAGTAAACATTAATTTCTCTTATAATTACTCCTTGTATTCCTAATTTTGTAGATAATAATTTTATCTTCCAAATGATAAAATGGATTTATTTGGTTAAAAAATCTCCGAAACACTTATTTTTCTTAAAAAAAATTAAAATAATTTCCAAAAAAAGAAGGATTTTCAAAAGGCTTGTCGTATTATATATAAGTAGTAATCATAAAGTTCTTGGAAATGCTTGTATTTTATGTATTTTTTGAATATTTTCCAAAACGAAAGGAGGTGTAAATAGTGAACAAGGGCGAATTAATTGACAATGTTGCAACTGAAATCGGCGTTACCAAACGGGAAGCCAAAAAAGCTGTCGAATGTGTGTTAGAAACTATTAGTGGTTGCTTAGCCAAGGGTGATGCAGTTAGATTAGTAGGATTCGGAACTTTTGGTATTAGAAAAAGAGCCGCGAGAATGGCAAGAAATCCACGTACCGGTGAAAAAATCAAAGTAAAGGCTATAAATGTACCATTCTTTAAAGCAGGTAAGGAATTAAAAGAGAAGGCAAAATAAGAAAATATTTTTAATTATATTAACAAGTTAAACGTAAATAGGCCTATTCAGGTAATTTATTAACACCTGATAGGCCTATTATTTTAAACTATGACTATTTCTTTTCTTCTATATGTACACCCTGAATGTTTACATTTATTCCACTTACTTTCAGTCCGGTTTTAGTTTCTAATTCTTCTTTTACCTTCTTCTGAATCTCTTTAGCTACATCAATTATTATAGAACCATACTCTAAAATAACCGATATAGTGGTAGAAACTTCTTTATTTTCTCTCAGGTCCACATTAATTCCTTTTTCTAATTCTTTAGTCCCCAATAAAGTTCCTATTCCTCCTTTGGCACGGGTAGCTAATCCAGCTACTCCGGGTATTGCGATTACCGTTCTGCTGATAATGGTTGCAATGACTTCTGGTACAATGTTAACTTCTCCCAATATTTCTTTGCCTTTAATTATTTCTTCTTTTTTTTCTTCTTTTTTTATTTCCTCAACTTTTTTTTCGGTTTCCTTGGTAATTACACCCTCTGTTTTATCTTTTTTTTCCTTTTTTTTATCCATAATAATTTAGATTCCCCCTTTATTCTAATATTTTTTTAATTTTCTTTCCGGTAAAATCACTTTGGCTATAAGTTAATTTCTAAGCTAATCCCCATTTTCAGTTACTTTAAAACATTCTTTTCACTATCCCAATGGGGTTTATTGATAATGCATTTTTTTATCCGGGCACCACTAAAAATTTAATAGCAGTTCTTTCTTCTCCTTCAATTTCCACATCTACAAAAGCAGGTATACAAATTAAATTAACGCCGCTGGCTGCGGTAAAACCTCGAGCAATAGCAATTGCCTTAACTGCTTGATTTACTGCTCCCGCTCCTATGGCTTGTAATTCTGCTTTTCCTTCTTCCCTGATTACTCCTGATAAGGCACCAGCTACAGCTTTAGGATTTGACTTTGATGAGACTTTTAATAGTTCCATTCCTTTCGCCTCCTTATAATATTGAATGCTCTATAACCTATCCGCATCTTTTAATCTATGTATGCTATTTTTATTCACTTATGTCTCTTGCTCTTATTTACTATACAATTTGGGGATAACCTATTTTCTTGATCACCTCCAATTATTATATTCGAAGATCTATCGTAACTCTTTTTTAATTATAACACATTTGGTTTATATTATTTTATATTTTTGCTTCGGATTTCATATGTTGGTAGACTTTATTAGTAATATCCGGTGATAAATAAGGTAAAAGTGCATCATTATGAAACAAAGGGTCAATCTCTCTTTTTAAATTAAAATAGGATTTGGTTTCTTTCCAGATTTTGGTTCCCGGGATAGCAGAAAACTTGGCTAAACGTGGATGAGCCCCACAATCTATTACAAAATGGATAGAATCAACAATTTCCTTTAAATTCTGCCCAGGTAATCCGATGAGAAGATAAGCACCAATTTGGGAAGTTTTGAATCCTGCTTTTAACAGAACATTCACTGCCTTTTTAAATTCTAAATTGGTTACCTTACCGCCCGTTTCTGACTGGAAGCGAGGATTTACTGTCTCAAAACCCAATCTAATAGTCTCTACCCCCGCCTGGTACATTTTATAGGCTATTTTTTCGTTAATCATTCGAGCATGGATACCATTTGGAGTATGTAATCTAATCGCTAATTTCCTGTGGATTAATTCCTCTAAAATAATCAGAAAATTATCCTCTGAATTTATCAATAGAGCGTCATCATAAAAGACAAAATCCTTTATCTTCCTTCCTCCATGCCAATATTCTATCTCTTTAACTACTCCTTGAGGATTTCTAAATTCTAATTTCGGATTAATTTTAAAGGAAGCGCAATAACTACAGCGGTAAGGGCAGCCTCGGGAGGATAAGATACAGATATAATCAAGATTAGAGTAGAGGTTCCAAGCCGGATAAGGCAGGTAATCCAATCCTTTCTTATATTTTATATCATTATTTTTCTTCCCGGTATATCGCTTTAATATATTGATTAAATCTGTTGGGTTATTCCCCTTTATTAGATAATCTGCCCCGGAAAATTTAGAAGCATGCTCAAAACACAAAGTAACATAGATCCCTCCTAAAATAATGGGAATACCGGGAAAAACTTTTTTAATTAATTCTATTACTTTGAACGCCCCCGGGTACCAATAGGTCATAAT
This portion of the Candidatus Atribacteria bacterium genome encodes:
- a CDS encoding Asp23/Gls24 family envelope stress response protein → MDKKKEKKDKTEGVITKETEKKVEEIKKEEKKEEIIKGKEILGEVNIVPEVIATIISRTVIAIPGVAGLATRAKGGIGTLLGTKELEKGINVDLRENKEVSTTISVILEYGSIIIDVAKEIQKKVKEELETKTGLKVSGINVNIQGVHIEEKK
- a CDS encoding PEGA domain-containing protein, which encodes MLRSVLFQNRRKIFTYIFITLMVLLCFNIYEINFAQSPSPEEVEKMKSIQIINPHSPFSLKLWLDNQRGATYTPGEKIRISFQASQDSFVTLYNYDTVGRVKIIFPNQYTPHNSVRAGQTYSIEGVIDPNSRVGTEYVQGFATSRQILITDRQQDLISKEFMPEVSPDFQKHTQNIKSIIVSMPSTAWASSNLLSYQVIPITPPPPPPPPPVNYGRILVTSQPQGAKVYLDNTYRGTTPLNLDRIISGQHHIKLVLAGYEDWSNYISVSPSRTSTVSTSLIPLAVYGSISIYCNQGSAKIYLDGNYQKTTSANKSVKLKDIEQGYHELMITKNGYQQWVNTILVKTNQTYMISAYLVPEIKYEGSIAVYCNVSGAKIFLNGTYKTASLSSQAKMLEEIKEGQYEITLIKDGYRTWVQDIWVYANETNSLYVEMEKIEY
- a CDS encoding HU family DNA-binding protein, encoding MNKGELIDNVATEIGVTKREAKKAVECVLETISGCLAKGDAVRLVGFGTFGIRKRAARMARNPRTGEKIKVKAINVPFFKAGKELKEKAK
- a CDS encoding hemolysin III family protein: MKNIQMNNLKNESYSLKNQSLGEEIANSITHGIGAGLSIAALVILVVMASRRGDAWRIASFSIYGATLSLLYLSSTLYHGFINPKIKNIFRILDHSAIYLLIAGTYTPITLTLMRGAWGWTLFGLAWTMAIGGIIITALLLDKLKALLVLSYVVMGLLVVIAIKPMMQMVPRGMIAWLFIGGACYILGIIFYLWKRLPYHHPIWHLFVLGGSISHFLGILFYLT
- a CDS encoding aldehyde:ferredoxin oxidoreductase, translated to MFRDDLLANVLHVDLSRKKYWVERREDIFKKYLGGAGVAMQLLKEECPVGSDPLGPENPIIFAVGPLTGLFPLSSKTVAMFKSPHNGNLGESHCGGRSAVALRLAGYGAMVIKGASSTPLYLAIHGEKIFFRDASALWGMTNNFTVGRIIQQKEPATGLRTIMRIGGAGEKLISYACVTTETYRHFGRLGLGAVFGSKKLKAVVISGKHSLSTGDKVQYRKIYNHIYNEATSSPLMKKYHDLGTAENVFPLNELGGLPTRNLKEAKFEGVMNISGEKLAKEYLGRRLACSHCPVGCIHIAALREPYDDESYFYKTSMISYDYEPIYALGSMLGISDTEGLLKLIDQIERLGLDSMSTGVILAWATEAQEKGIISEKETQDIKFNWGDYSSYIKAVHFIFEQPNQFYQAIAQGVEFAAQQYGGEDFALTFGGNEMAGYHTGPAAHIGLLIGARHSHLDNGGYSIDQKILTKEKISPEKLAQELLKEEHWRQILSSLVVCFFARGIYTPEICSNTLSLAGFDIAKEDLMSIGKKIHQEKYRFKIQEGFSLDHYRLPERIFETPSLVGKIDKTFVDKVVKCVKKEIFK
- the lpdA gene encoding dihydrolipoyl dehydrogenase, producing the protein MEKIEVVIIGGGLGGYVAAIKAAQLGLKAVLVEKDKLGGVCLNWGCIPTKALVSTAELLNNLQRAEEFGIQIKDYSFDLSAIMKRKEIITRRLSSGVEQLMKANQVRVIKGEGQIIEPGIVEVTDIAGEKEIVKAKNIVIATGSKVMKLPLSGIDNEGVITSNEALSLSELPSRMLIIGGGVVGIEFAGIFKALGVEVTVVEMLPRILLPIDEEIAVRLTQILKRKGIKILTDCKVGEIKQNNQSLEVLISTNNEEEKIETDKVLLAAGRVPELGKIDVQKLGIELDKGAIKVDKRMRTNIPGIYAVGDVVGKIMLAHVASREGIVAVENISGREVLMDYKVVPNCVFSMPEVASVGLTEEEAGKENHKIKVSKFPFMANGKALCMGESEGMVKIIADADTFELLGFHILGAHASDLIAEGTLALSMEATAFEIVNTIHAHPTLAEAIAEAGEGITGKPIHIFRG
- a CDS encoding 4Fe-4S dicluster domain-containing protein, coding for MRLNVKDVDKCIGCQSCMFACARRKGEAGLARSSIGIRSAGGMERGFIVVVCRACSDPPCARVCPVNALVPKEGGGVKLDISKCIGCGYCKDACIIGAVFWDDEINKPMVCTYCGYCATFCPHEVLELEKEGS
- a CDS encoding radical SAM protein — translated: MRKNNHLLLINPWIYDFTAYDFWSKPLGLLYIASILREKGYQISYIDCLDRYNPEVLKLQKKDFPKKDEFGRGSFYKESIKKPIILKEIPHRYNRYGVTEEIFLNQLKILPSPQAVLITSIMTYWYPGAFKVIELIKKVFPGIPIILGGIYVTLCFEHASKFSGADYLIKGNNPTDLINILKRYTGKKNNDIKYKKGLDYLPYPAWNLYSNLDYICILSSRGCPYRCSYCASFKINPKLEFRNPQGVVKEIEYWHGGRKIKDFVFYDDALLINSEDNFLIILEELIHRKLAIRLHTPNGIHARMINEKIAYKMYQAGVETIRLGFETVNPRFQSETGGKVTNLEFKKAVNVLLKAGFKTSQIGAYLLIGLPGQNLKEIVDSIHFVIDCGAHPRLAKFSAIPGTKIWKETKSYFNLKREIDPLFHNDALLPYLSPDITNKVYQHMKSEAKI
- a CDS encoding stage V sporulation protein S, with the translated sequence MELLKVSSKSNPKAVAGALSGVIREEGKAELQAIGAGAVNQAVKAIAIARGFTAASGVNLICIPAFVDVEIEGEERTAIKFLVVPG